A genomic window from Salvia hispanica cultivar TCC Black 2014 chromosome 5, UniMelb_Shisp_WGS_1.0, whole genome shotgun sequence includes:
- the LOC125190228 gene encoding uncharacterized protein LOC125190228 isoform X1, which translates to MALLRLPHFDFFRLSHFSTAIPITASATTLSHFVSLSPPSLGHGRFAASCYRSVRIKKFLIGYDGPQQNIEELGDDIQMLGSDEEVSTQIPTQAQSLVEGSGAVMVSEYRPATDVDYLQELLAIQQQGPRAIGFFGTRNMGFMHQELIEILSYALVITKNHIFSSGASGTNAAVIRGALRAEKPELLTVILPQSLKKQPPESQELLSKVKNVIEKPYNDHLPLIEASRLCNMDIISQVQQVICFAFHDSRLLMETCQEAKNMRKIVTLFYLD; encoded by the exons atggcATTATTGAGACTTcctcattttgattttttcagaCTCTCTCACTTTTCCACAGCAATTCCCATTACAGCTAGTGCTACTACTCTCAGCCATTTCGTTTCTCTCTCACCCCCTTCGCTTGGACATGGAAGATTTGCCGCTTCCTGCTACCGTTCTGTACGGATAAAAAAG TTTCTAATTGGATATGACGGACCACAGCAAAATATAGAGGAATTGGGAGATGACATCCAGATGTTAGGTTCAGATGAGGAAGTCTCGACTCAGATTCCAACTCAAGCCCAGTCTCTTGTTGAAGGGTCTGGAGCTGTTATGGTGTCTGAGTATAGACCTGCCACTGATGTAGACTACCTACAG gaattaCTGGCAATTCAACAACAAGGCCCCAGAGCAATTGGTTTCTTTGGCACACGAAACATGGGGTTTATGCACCAAGAACTTATTGAGATTCTCAGCTATGCACTGGTCATAACT AAAAACCATATCTTCTCTTCAGGAGCATCGGGGACTAATGCTGCTGTTATTAGAGGAGCTCTTCGAGCTGAAAAACCAGAACTGCTAACTGTGATACTTCCACAAAGTTTGAAAAAGCAGCCTCCAGAGAGTCAGGAATTACTTTCCAAA GTAAAAAATGTGATAGAGAAGCCTTACAACGACCATCTTCCGTTGATAGAGGCTAGCAG GCTGTGTAACATGGACATCATCTCTCAAGTGCAGCAGGTCATTTGTTTTGCCTTTCACGACAGTAGGTTGCTCATGGAGACGTGTCAAGAGGCGAAGAACATGCGGAAGATTGTTACTCTGTTCTATCTGGATTGA
- the LOC125190228 gene encoding uncharacterized protein LOC125190228 isoform X2, with translation MALLRLPHFDFFRLSHFSTAIPITASATTLSHFVSLSPPSLGHGRFAASCYRSVRIKKQNIEELGDDIQMLGSDEEVSTQIPTQAQSLVEGSGAVMVSEYRPATDVDYLQELLAIQQQGPRAIGFFGTRNMGFMHQELIEILSYALVITKNHIFSSGASGTNAAVIRGALRAEKPELLTVILPQSLKKQPPESQELLSKVKNVIEKPYNDHLPLIEASRLCNMDIISQVQQVICFAFHDSRLLMETCQEAKNMRKIVTLFYLD, from the exons atggcATTATTGAGACTTcctcattttgattttttcagaCTCTCTCACTTTTCCACAGCAATTCCCATTACAGCTAGTGCTACTACTCTCAGCCATTTCGTTTCTCTCTCACCCCCTTCGCTTGGACATGGAAGATTTGCCGCTTCCTGCTACCGTTCTGTACGGATAAAAAAG CAAAATATAGAGGAATTGGGAGATGACATCCAGATGTTAGGTTCAGATGAGGAAGTCTCGACTCAGATTCCAACTCAAGCCCAGTCTCTTGTTGAAGGGTCTGGAGCTGTTATGGTGTCTGAGTATAGACCTGCCACTGATGTAGACTACCTACAG gaattaCTGGCAATTCAACAACAAGGCCCCAGAGCAATTGGTTTCTTTGGCACACGAAACATGGGGTTTATGCACCAAGAACTTATTGAGATTCTCAGCTATGCACTGGTCATAACT AAAAACCATATCTTCTCTTCAGGAGCATCGGGGACTAATGCTGCTGTTATTAGAGGAGCTCTTCGAGCTGAAAAACCAGAACTGCTAACTGTGATACTTCCACAAAGTTTGAAAAAGCAGCCTCCAGAGAGTCAGGAATTACTTTCCAAA GTAAAAAATGTGATAGAGAAGCCTTACAACGACCATCTTCCGTTGATAGAGGCTAGCAG GCTGTGTAACATGGACATCATCTCTCAAGTGCAGCAGGTCATTTGTTTTGCCTTTCACGACAGTAGGTTGCTCATGGAGACGTGTCAAGAGGCGAAGAACATGCGGAAGATTGTTACTCTGTTCTATCTGGATTGA
- the LOC125190228 gene encoding uncharacterized protein LOC125190228 isoform X3 — translation MLGSDEEVSTQIPTQAQSLVEGSGAVMVSEYRPATDVDYLQELLAIQQQGPRAIGFFGTRNMGFMHQELIEILSYALVITKNHIFSSGASGTNAAVIRGALRAEKPELLTVILPQSLKKQPPESQELLSKVKNVIEKPYNDHLPLIEASRLCNMDIISQVQQVICFAFHDSRLLMETCQEAKNMRKIVTLFYLD, via the exons ATGTTAGGTTCAGATGAGGAAGTCTCGACTCAGATTCCAACTCAAGCCCAGTCTCTTGTTGAAGGGTCTGGAGCTGTTATGGTGTCTGAGTATAGACCTGCCACTGATGTAGACTACCTACAG gaattaCTGGCAATTCAACAACAAGGCCCCAGAGCAATTGGTTTCTTTGGCACACGAAACATGGGGTTTATGCACCAAGAACTTATTGAGATTCTCAGCTATGCACTGGTCATAACT AAAAACCATATCTTCTCTTCAGGAGCATCGGGGACTAATGCTGCTGTTATTAGAGGAGCTCTTCGAGCTGAAAAACCAGAACTGCTAACTGTGATACTTCCACAAAGTTTGAAAAAGCAGCCTCCAGAGAGTCAGGAATTACTTTCCAAA GTAAAAAATGTGATAGAGAAGCCTTACAACGACCATCTTCCGTTGATAGAGGCTAGCAG GCTGTGTAACATGGACATCATCTCTCAAGTGCAGCAGGTCATTTGTTTTGCCTTTCACGACAGTAGGTTGCTCATGGAGACGTGTCAAGAGGCGAAGAACATGCGGAAGATTGTTACTCTGTTCTATCTGGATTGA